From the Simplicispira suum genome, the window CTGGCGTCGGTTCCCGCGTGGGTGGCTGAGCGCCTTTAGGCTGCCCGGCTGGCGCTACGCAGCGAACTCGAAGCGATTGCGCCCGGCGGCCTTGGCTGCGTACAGGGCGCCGTCGGCGCGGGCCAGCAGCTCGGCCGGGGTGGTCGGCGGCGAGGTGTGGGAATGAAACAAGATGCCGATACTGGTCGTGATGGACAGCGGCTGGTCGTGCACGTTGAACACCGGGCGGGCCACCTGAACCACAATTTTTTGCGCGACTGCGCTGGCTACCTCCGGCCCTGAGAGATTTTCCAGCACCACAACGAATTCGTCGCCCGCCAGCCGCACCACCAGGTCGGTGGTGCGCACACTGGCCTCCAGCCGCCGCGCGAACTCGCACAGGACCTCGTCGCCCGCAGCGTGGCCCAGGCTGTCGTTGATCGCCTTGAAATGGTCGATATCCAGATACATCACCGCCAGTGCGTCTCCGCTGCGCTTGGAGCGCGCAAGCATCAGGGGCATCGCTTCATTGAACGCAACGCGGTTGGCCAATTGGGTCAGCGAATCGACACGCGCCTGCAGTGCGAGTTTGCGTTGGGCCGTTTTGAGTTCGGTGATGTTGATGGTCATGACGAAAACGCCCACCACCGCCCCCTCGGCATCGAACTCGGGTACAAAAATGCTGTGCGCATCGCGCAGGGCGCCATCGACCGTTCTTTGCGACTCGAACTCTAGCCGCTCGCCAGCCAACGCACGCTGGAGCATGGGCTGGACGCGCGCATAGAACATCTCACCGACCACTTCGCGCATGGTGTGCCCAATCAGGCTTGCCGGCTCCTTCCCCCACCATTCGCGTACTTCACCATTGACAAAAGTGAATCGCTGATCGGCGTCCAGGTGCGCCACCAGTGCTGGCAGGTTGTCGGTGATCCCTCGCAGCTTGGCCTCATTGGCCGCAATGGCGTTTTCTACCCGTTTGCGTTCGGTGATGTCAAAGCTCATCGAAAAAAAGCCCCGGACGCGTCCGTCGGCATCCCAATCTGGGATGTAGGTAATCTCGAAGCGCGTTTCCGAATAGCTTGAATGCATCGCGCCTTGCTTCTCGAAGGTCACACGCTCCCCGCTCAGTGCCTTGCGTGCCCACGGCTCGACGATCGGAAACTCGGCCTCGTCGTACACCTCCTGCATAGCCTTGCCGATGAAACTTCTGCCGGGAAACGCCTTTTGGAAATGCGCATTCACGAAGGTGTAGCGCATCGAGCTGTCCAGGCGGGCGACCAGCGATGGCATGTTGTCGGCAATGTCCTGCAGGAGCTTGCCGCTGGCAGCGATGCGCTCCTCGGCCGCTTGGCGCTCGGAGATGTCGCGCAAGAACGCGTGCGCAATGAAATGGTCGCCCACTTTCATGGCGGCAATGGACAGCTCAACGGGGATGGTGTGGCCGTCGCGGTGCAAGGCGTCGATTTCCCGGCGCTTGCCCACCAGCGGGCCAACGCCCGAGTGCAAAAATTCCGCCATACCCGCTTGGCACCCAGGGCGCATCGCTGCGGGAACCATCAACTCGGTCAATGACTGCCCCATTGCCTGCTCGCGCGAATGGCCAAAGATCACTTCGGCCTGGTGGTTCCATTCGCTGATGCGGGCCTGGCCGTCGATGGCGACAAAGGCGTCGCCGGCGTGGCGCAGCACCTCGCGCAGGTAGTTCTCGCTGGCTTCCAATTGCTCGCGCGCACTCTGGCGCTCGGTCATCAACAGGTCGAAGCTTCGGGCCAGGTCGCCCAGTTCGTCGGGCGGGTACTCAGCTTGAAGGGGGACATACCGGGCCGCAGCCTGTGTCGCCAGCATGTGCTCATGCAGGCGGCCCAAGGGGGCGAGCTGGCGGCGCAACAAAAGCAGGGCCAGCCCACCCACGAGCAGCGACAGCGCCAGCGCACCCATGCTGGTGAGTTGCTCCACCCGGCGCAGATCTGCAAACGCTTCGTTGTAGGGATAGTGCGTGCCGATGATCCAGTTGGTTTGCCGCGTCTGCTTGAAAGCGTACAGCGCATGCACGCCCAGGCGATTGACGGCGTCGGTCGTACCTTCGAAGCCTGCCACTGCGAGGGTCGTTGCTTCGTTGTGCCCGCCCTCGGCGTCAAAATGCTTGAGGATGCGGCCCTTGCGCGGGCTGTCGATGACGATGCCATTGGTGTTGGTGATGAACACGTAGCCGGTTTTACCGAATTTCAGCCCGGCGAGCTCGCCCAGAAAGTTGGGTTTTTCGAGTGTGATCTGCCCGTTGATGACGTAGACGATGTTGCCGCTCGCATCGTGCACTGGCTGGGTCATCAGCACCTGGGCCACGCCCCGGCTGCGGTTGCGAACGGGCTGCGAAATCACCCCTTTGTCGCTGGCCAGGGTTTCAATGAAATACGGTCGATCGGCGAGGTTGAGCTTGCCGAGTGCTTCCAGCCCAAGGTAATTGGCCACCAGGTTGCCGGTGCGGTCGAGTACCGCGACGTTGTCAAAGACTTCCATCAGGGCGGTGTGGCGCAGCAGGAAGGGTTGCAACTGCGCGGTGCCGCGCAGTTGCTGGGCTTCAAGTGATTCTGCAAAAGCCTTGAGCAACACGCGCCGGCTGATGAATTTTTGATCGATGGCCTCGGCAATGGCCACCGTGCGCTGCATCTGGTCGCTGGCGATCACCTCCAGCGTGTTGTTCCTGATATAGAAAAAGGCGCCGGCCGCGACACCCAGCGTGCTGAGCAGCGCAATCAGCATGACGCTGAGCGTCAGGCGGGTGCGCAGGTCCAGGTGAAGCGGACCCAAGGCACGCCAGCGCGCGGATGGATTCGTCATCCGCTCAGAATAGCTCAACCTCGTCGTTGCTGATCTTGGCCGTCAGGTCGCCACTGCTGATCAGATCGTCGTAGTAGCAGACCCGGTTGCGGCCATTCTCCTTGGCGAAATACAGCGCCTGGTCGGCCTTGCCCAAGATTTCCACGGGCGCACCGGTGTCGGTGGAAACAAAGCCCAGGCTCACCGTGATCTGGCCCACCTGGGGGAACGGGTAGGACTCCACTGCAGTGCGAAAGCGATTGAAGACCCGGTGCGCTGTCTCCAATGTGGTCGAGCGCAGCAGCACGACGAACTCTTCGCCGCCGAAGCGGAAGATGCGGTCGTGGCTGCGAAAGGAATTGCGCAGGATGTTGGCTACCAAGATCAGCACCTCGTCGCCGTACAGGTGTCCAAAGCGGTCATTGACCAGCTTGAAGTGGTCGATATCGACCACCGCCAGCCAGTGCTGTGTGCTTGCCGTTGGGAGCGCACGTGGATCGATGCTTCCATCGGGGCGCAGTCGGGGCAGCGTCTCGGACGGTGCACTGCCGGCTTGCCGGGCGAACTGCTCGTCAAACGTCTTGCGATTGAGCAGACCGGTCAGTGCGTCGCGCTCGCTGTAGTCGAGCAGACTCTGGTAATTCTGGTAGACCTGAAAAATACCCGTGATCACGCTGAGTTTTTGCGCCGAGAACGGGCGCGACTGGGTGATTTCGAGACAGCTCGTCACCTTGTCCTGCATCCAGACCGGCAGCCACAGGCGGTAGCGACCTTTGCCCAGGATCGATTTCGCGCTATCGCCATGCCGGGCAATGCACTCCTGCAACTCCGGCAGTTCGCTCAGGGGCGTCCGGTGGGGGTCGTGCACCGCCTCCATGGCTCCGGTCAACCAGCGCCCGTTCTCCAGCCAGGTACGGGGGCGCACATGCAGCGCGCCATCGCAGGAAAACACCTCGAGCGCGCGCACGTCCAGGATTCCGGCCAGCTCTTGCAGCGTGGACAACACCGAGACTTCAAGCCGCAAATGATCGCGGTGCCCGGTCATTTCAACCAGGTTTTGCAGGATCGGAGACATTGTCAAGGCTAGATTTCCTTTGTGTCAGGCGCGGCGCAGAAACACGAGGTCCCACACGCCGTGCCCCAATTTCAGTCCGCGGTTCTCGAACTTGGTCAGCGGCCGATAGGCTGGCTGCGGCGCATAGTCTGGCACAGTGTTCGTCAGCAGTGGCTCGGCAGAGAGCACTTCCAGCATTTGCTCGGCATAGGGCTGCCAGTCGGTGGCGCAGTGCAGATAGCCACCCGCCGCCAGGCGCGAGGCCAGTCGCGCCACCAGAGTGGGCTGGATCAAGCGCCGTTTGTGGTGTTTCTTCTTGTGCCAGGGGTCGGGAAAGAAAATGTGCACGCCGGCCAAACTGCCCGGTGCCACCATGTGCTCGAGCACCTCGACGGCGTCGTGCTGGACGATGCGGACATTGGTCTGCCCCTGCTCGGCAATGCGCTTGAGCAGCGCCCCCACGCCGGCCTCGTGGACCTCGCAGCAAAGGAAATTGTCTTGCGGCCGCACGTTGGCAATGTGGGCCGTGGCCTCGCCCATACCAAAGCCAATCTCCAGGATCAACGGGGCGCTGCGGCCAAACACGGCGGCTGGCTCCAGCAGCGCTTCCCGGTAGGGCACCAGCAGTTGGGGGCCCAGGTGTTCAAAGGCGCGTGCCTGTGCTGCCGTGGTGCGCCCAGCGCGGCGCACAAAGCTCTTGATGGTTTTGGGATAGGCAACGCCGGGCGGTGCGCCGGCGATTGCGGTGTTGGAGTCGTGTGGTGTCACGGGGCGGGATTGTAAAGAGCACGCCAGATCATGACCCAGTATGCAAGTGCATCAGCGACCTGGGTTTGCGCTGGAACAGGGGAAAGGCCCAGCATTTTTGCTGCGGGAAGCAATGCCTTGAGCGGCTCGGACGTGTCCAGCGTGGGCGCGCCGTGCTGTTTGGAGAGTTTTTCTCCGTCTGCGCCACGCACCAGCGGGGTGTGCAGGTAGCGCGGATGGCACAGGCCGAGCGCCGCCTGCAGCAGCAACTGGCGCGGCGTGTTGTCGGCCAGGTCTTCACCGCGCACCACATGGGTGATGGCTTGAAAGGCATCGTCCACCACCACGGCAAGCTGGTACGCCCAGAGGCCATCGGCGCGCTGCAGAACGAAATCGCCCACCTCGGTGGCTACGTTTTGCGTTTGCACGCCCAGCCGGCGGTCGGTCCAGATCAGCAAGTTGTTTGCTATTGAAAAGCTAGCATGTTGCGCTTGTCCGTAGTGCGATAGAGCCAATTTTGACCAATATTTTTCACAGGCAAAGCGCCAGGCTCGCGGCGCGCGGCCCTGCAGCCCGGCGCGGCAGGTGCCGGGGTAGGGCAGAGGGCGGTGGCGTGTAGGTACACGGCCTGCTGCTGCGTGCGCTGCGGCGATGTCGGCGCGCGAGCAGGCGCAAGGGTAGGCCAGGCCCGAGCGCACCAGTGCATCGAGCGCTTGCTGATAGGCGCCGGTGCGCTGCGACTGCCACTGCGGCGCCTCGTCGGCCCGAAGGCCCAGCGCGTCCAGTTGGCGCAGCAAGGTCTCGCCCGCTTGCGGGCTGCAGCGGGGCGTGTCCACGTCTTCGATGCGTACCAGCCAGCGGCCACCGGCCGCGCGCGCGTCAAGCCAGCTGGCCAGCGCCGCCACCAGGGAGCCCGCGTGCAGCGCTCCGGTGGGAGATGGGGCAAAGCGGCCCACGTACGTGGCCACGATCAATAGGAAAAGAGGGTTTTCTTGTTCACCGAAAGCATGCAAAACCTGTTGGCGACTCTTTCACGCCACGGCCAGTGCCAGCTCAAGCCCCGAGACAAATGCATCTTCCACACGGTGGCCCAGGCACCAGTCGCCGCACATGCCCAGCCCTTCGGCGGCGTTCCAGACATGGCTGCAGCCCAGCGGTTCCAGCGTTTGCGCCTGCTCCCAGCACACGGCGTGGGCGTAGGCGGGTTCGGCGTGGATGCCGGTGATTTCGGCGAAGGCCTTGAGCAGTTTGCCTTTGACGCGCTGTTCGTCGTCGTGCAGGTGCTCGCGCGACCACTCGGGGCTGGCTTGTACGGTCCAGCGCTCGACTTCGCTGCGGCGCGGCTTGGACGATTCGCGTGCCAGCCAGGCGACGCGGTGGTGGGTGCTGCGCGCAGCGCTCCATTGCGGCCCGAGCGTCGTCAGGCCCGGGCGCACGGCCTGGGGGAAGGCGAGCATCAAGGTCCAGCAGGGGGCGGTGCGCACATCGGCCACTGCGGCGGCCAGACCCGCGTCCAGGCGACTGGCACGCAGCAAGGCGGCGGCGTGTTCGGCCGGCTGGGCCAGCAGCACGGCGTCAAAGCCGGCGAACACCTGGGAGCCACCGTCGCTTGTACTGGTGCGCACCTGCCAGCCGCGCGAGCGCACCTGATCGTGCTCGATGCTGCTCACACGCTGCGTGGTGTGCACACGGCCGGCCTGTGCCAGCGGCTGTGCCCAGGCGGTGACCAGGTCTTCCATGCCGGGGCAGGCCACCCAGTGAGGCTCGGAAACCGGCAGGCTGAACGCTGCCACGCGGCCTGCGGCGTCCAGCACCCGGATCGCGTTGGCACCCCAGGGTCGGCACACCTGGGGCACGGTGGCCAGCGCCTCTTCAAAGCGGGCATCGCGCACGGTGAAGTACTGCGCGCCGGCATCAAAACTGCCAAAAGGCGTTTGCAAGCTCGCCATGCGTCCGCCGACACGCGCGGCCTTCTCGAAAAGTGAGACCTCGTGGCCGGCTTGCACCAGGGTCCGAGCGCAGACCACGCCGGCCATGCCGGCGCCAACGATCGCAAAATGGCGCATAGCGGCGGCGGGAGCCGGTGCGCTGGAGCTGCGCTTGGGACGGGACGCGGAGGTGGAGCGAGAGCGCATGCGGTTCCTTGGTGCGGTGTGGGGTGAGGTCACTCGAATGCAGCGCAGGGGCGCTGAATGCAATGCGTACGAAAGCGGCTCATTGCGCGCGGTGCAGCAGCGCTTCTTCAACTTTTCCCGCCAACTGCGAGACCGCCAACGCAGCGGGGCAGCCGGGGGTTTGCAGCAGAAGCAATTGGCGGCGCATGACGGCTTCTCGCACTGTCGGATCCACGGGGATGTCTCCCATGTGCAAAAGCCGCACGGGCTTGCCCGACTCGGTGCTGACGAAACGGTCCAGCACCTGCTGCAGCTGGCTGGTAATGGCACGACCATCACCGGGGCGGGCTGCCTGGTTGACGATCAGGCGCACATGCTGGCGCTTTTGCTGCACCGCCAGCACCTTGATGGCCGCATAGGCATCGGTGAGCGATGTCGGCTCGGGTGTGGCGACGATCATGACCTCAGAGGCCAGCGAGACGGAAAACAGCACGACGTCGGAGATGCCGGCGCCGGTGTCTAGCAAGATGACGTCGTAGCGCGGGGTGAGCGTTTCGATCACGCTCAGGAACTGGTTGCGCACCTCGGGCGTGAGGCGCGAATACTCGACCATTCCGGAGCCCGCGAGGACCACCGAAAAACCACCGGGTGCAGCGATCACCGCCTCGTCCAGCGTGGCTTTGCCGGTGAAGACGTCGTGCAGCGTGATCTTGGGATGGAGGTTGAGCACCACGTCGAGATTGGCCAGGCCGAGATCGGCGTCGAGCACCAGCACGCGCTGACCCCGCCTGGCGAGCGCGGCGGCCAGATTGGCTGAGACAAAGGTCTTGCCCACACCGCCCTTGCCGCTGGTAATCGCGATGATGCGCGCGCCTGCCGGTTTGCCTGGCTGCTGCACCGGCCCGCTAGCGGACGGCATGGAGGAGGGTGACTGCGCATCGCTCATCAATTGCTTTCAGTTGGCGCTGTCGTTGGAGTCGAACGGGGGCAATTCGCCCCAGCCCGAGGGGGTGTAGAGCGGGCCGAACAGCAAACCTTTTTCTTCGGCGCTGACCGTGCTGTTGGGTTGCTCCTCGATACAGACCCGGTTGCGGCCTTCGGATTTGGCACGGTAAAGCTGGTGATCGGCCCGATTGGTCCAGAGACTGGTGGTCGAGCGTATCCATTGCAAGGCAAATGCGCCG encodes:
- the trmB gene encoding tRNA (guanosine(46)-N7)-methyltransferase TrmB, which translates into the protein MTPHDSNTAIAGAPPGVAYPKTIKSFVRRAGRTTAAQARAFEHLGPQLLVPYREALLEPAAVFGRSAPLILEIGFGMGEATAHIANVRPQDNFLCCEVHEAGVGALLKRIAEQGQTNVRIVQHDAVEVLEHMVAPGSLAGVHIFFPDPWHKKKHHKRRLIQPTLVARLASRLAAGGYLHCATDWQPYAEQMLEVLSAEPLLTNTVPDYAPQPAYRPLTKFENRGLKLGHGVWDLVFLRRA
- a CDS encoding GGDEF domain-containing protein, which translates into the protein MSPILQNLVEMTGHRDHLRLEVSVLSTLQELAGILDVRALEVFSCDGALHVRPRTWLENGRWLTGAMEAVHDPHRTPLSELPELQECIARHGDSAKSILGKGRYRLWLPVWMQDKVTSCLEITQSRPFSAQKLSVITGIFQVYQNYQSLLDYSERDALTGLLNRKTFDEQFARQAGSAPSETLPRLRPDGSIDPRALPTASTQHWLAVVDIDHFKLVNDRFGHLYGDEVLILVANILRNSFRSHDRIFRFGGEEFVVLLRSTTLETAHRVFNRFRTAVESYPFPQVGQITVSLGFVSTDTGAPVEILGKADQALYFAKENGRNRVCYYDDLISSGDLTAKISNDEVELF
- a CDS encoding NAD(P)/FAD-dependent oxidoreductase — translated: MRSRSTSASRPKRSSSAPAPAAAMRHFAIVGAGMAGVVCARTLVQAGHEVSLFEKAARVGGRMASLQTPFGSFDAGAQYFTVRDARFEEALATVPQVCRPWGANAIRVLDAAGRVAAFSLPVSEPHWVACPGMEDLVTAWAQPLAQAGRVHTTQRVSSIEHDQVRSRGWQVRTSTSDGGSQVFAGFDAVLLAQPAEHAAALLRASRLDAGLAAAVADVRTAPCWTLMLAFPQAVRPGLTTLGPQWSAARSTHHRVAWLARESSKPRRSEVERWTVQASPEWSREHLHDDEQRVKGKLLKAFAEITGIHAEPAYAHAVCWEQAQTLEPLGCSHVWNAAEGLGMCGDWCLGHRVEDAFVSGLELALAVA
- the gluQRS gene encoding tRNA glutamyl-Q(34) synthetase GluQRS produces the protein MVATYVGRFAPSPTGALHAGSLVAALASWLDARAAGGRWLVRIEDVDTPRCSPQAGETLLRQLDALGLRADEAPQWQSQRTGAYQQALDALVRSGLAYPCACSRADIAAAHAAAGRVPTRHRPLPYPGTCRAGLQGRAPRAWRFACEKYWSKLALSHYGQAQHASFSIANNLLIWTDRRLGVQTQNVATEVGDFVLQRADGLWAYQLAVVVDDAFQAITHVVRGEDLADNTPRQLLLQAALGLCHPRYLHTPLVRGADGEKLSKQHGAPTLDTSEPLKALLPAAKMLGLSPVPAQTQVADALAYWVMIWRALYNPAP
- a CDS encoding diguanylate cyclase domain-containing protein, with the translated sequence MTNPSARWRALGPLHLDLRTRLTLSVMLIALLSTLGVAAGAFFYIRNNTLEVIASDQMQRTVAIAEAIDQKFISRRVLLKAFAESLEAQQLRGTAQLQPFLLRHTALMEVFDNVAVLDRTGNLVANYLGLEALGKLNLADRPYFIETLASDKGVISQPVRNRSRGVAQVLMTQPVHDASGNIVYVINGQITLEKPNFLGELAGLKFGKTGYVFITNTNGIVIDSPRKGRILKHFDAEGGHNEATTLAVAGFEGTTDAVNRLGVHALYAFKQTRQTNWIIGTHYPYNEAFADLRRVEQLTSMGALALSLLVGGLALLLLRRQLAPLGRLHEHMLATQAAARYVPLQAEYPPDELGDLARSFDLLMTERQSAREQLEASENYLREVLRHAGDAFVAIDGQARISEWNHQAEVIFGHSREQAMGQSLTELMVPAAMRPGCQAGMAEFLHSGVGPLVGKRREIDALHRDGHTIPVELSIAAMKVGDHFIAHAFLRDISERQAAEERIAASGKLLQDIADNMPSLVARLDSSMRYTFVNAHFQKAFPGRSFIGKAMQEVYDEAEFPIVEPWARKALSGERVTFEKQGAMHSSYSETRFEITYIPDWDADGRVRGFFSMSFDITERKRVENAIAANEAKLRGITDNLPALVAHLDADQRFTFVNGEVREWWGKEPASLIGHTMREVVGEMFYARVQPMLQRALAGERLEFESQRTVDGALRDAHSIFVPEFDAEGAVVGVFVMTINITELKTAQRKLALQARVDSLTQLANRVAFNEAMPLMLARSKRSGDALAVMYLDIDHFKAINDSLGHAAGDEVLCEFARRLEASVRTTDLVVRLAGDEFVVVLENLSGPEVASAVAQKIVVQVARPVFNVHDQPLSITTSIGILFHSHTSPPTTPAELLARADGALYAAKAAGRNRFEFAA
- a CDS encoding MinD/ParA family protein, coding for MSDAQSPSSMPSASGPVQQPGKPAGARIIAITSGKGGVGKTFVSANLAAALARRGQRVLVLDADLGLANLDVVLNLHPKITLHDVFTGKATLDEAVIAAPGGFSVVLAGSGMVEYSRLTPEVRNQFLSVIETLTPRYDVILLDTGAGISDVVLFSVSLASEVMIVATPEPTSLTDAYAAIKVLAVQQKRQHVRLIVNQAARPGDGRAITSQLQQVLDRFVSTESGKPVRLLHMGDIPVDPTVREAVMRRQLLLLQTPGCPAALAVSQLAGKVEEALLHRAQ